One window of the Montipora capricornis isolate CH-2021 unplaced genomic scaffold, ASM3666992v2 scaffold_459, whole genome shotgun sequence genome contains the following:
- the LOC138036108 gene encoding tyrosine kinase receptor Cad96Ca-like produces MEVLNVEVDSWEIALRRIALEEVIGSGAFGTVWRATLSRENGKPGIRFVAAKCFSPTSGDEGKVALMREIGLGKLIGDSPQPNIVQFIGCVTTQIQPILIMEYLPCGDLLGYLRKSRGIFDKHYRGELAVAPLKTYDLMSFSNQIATGMVFLASRGIIHRDLAARNVLLDQNRVCKVTDFGLSYQNFKYGHGNAKKGCMPIKWTAPEILFGDPANLSSKSDVWSYGVVLYEIFTIGGIPYPGWSEGKTMAELKRRYRMPKPAHVANNLYNLMEMCWQEIPVLRPDFVNISKRLRSFIEGEYLPLVDESKYDGAKYSGVEDVGAETEDDARAVRGATNAKASTRKWSSLKL; encoded by the exons ATGGAGGTGTTGAATGTTGAAGTGGACTCATGGGAAATAGCACTTCGCCGGATTGCACTTGAGGAGGTCATTGGTTCAGGAGCATTTGGAACAGTTTGGCGAGCAACCTTGAGTCGTGAAAACGGAAAACCAGGAATACGTTTTGTTGCAGCAAAGTGCTTTTCTC CCACATCCGGAGATGAAGGAAAAGTCGCTCTGATGAGAGAAATCGGGTTGGGCAAACTTATTGGAGACAGCCCTCAGCCGAATATTGTTCAATTCATTGGCTGTGTCACCACCCAGA TACAGCCAATTTTGATCATGGAGTACTTACCCTGCGGGGATCTTCTGGGGTATCTGAGAAAAAGCCGTGGAATTTTCGACAAACATTATCGCGGAGAACTAGCAGTAGCGCCACTGAAGACCTATGACCTAATGTCATTTTCAAACCAGATTGCTACTGGAATGGTGTTCCTGGCATCCAGAGGG ATTATTCACCGTGATCTTGCAGCACGAAATGTACTTCTTGATCAAAACCGTGTGTGCAAGGTCACTGATTTTGGGTTATCTTACCAGAACTTTAAATATGGACATGGCAATGCCAAAAAG GGCTGTATGCCAATAAAGTGGACGGCACCTGAGATACTCTTTGGAGATCCTGCAAATCTGTCAAGCAAAAGTGATGT GTGGTCCTATGGAGTCGTCCTCTATGAGATATTCACAATTG GAGGCATACCATATCCTGGTTGGTCTGAGGGCAAGACAATGGCGGAGTTGAAAAGAAGATATCGCATGCCGAAGCCTGCACATGTCGCCAACAACCT GTATAACTTGATGGAGATGTGCTGGCAAGAGATCCCAGTACTCCGCCCTGATTTCGTAAATATTTCCAAGAGGTTGCGCTCGTTCATCGAAGGAGAG TACCTCCCGTTGGTGGACGAATCAAAGTACGATGGAGCAAAATACTCAGGAGTTGAGGACGTGGGTGCAGAAACTGAAGATGACGCAAGAGCAGTTCGTGGGGCCACAAATGCAAAGGCCTCAACAAGAAAGTGgtcaagtctgaaattataA
- the LOC138036114 gene encoding LOW QUALITY PROTEIN: uncharacterized protein (The sequence of the model RefSeq protein was modified relative to this genomic sequence to represent the inferred CDS: substituted 1 base at 1 genomic stop codon) yields MAEKAKANVEKKTRIRDGQRNIAKRLLDQVKQRLNDGGGVLDRQWGKESLQALQEKVDTLKRLDNQILDFIGGLESEDLDVLIEREIEESDRVRGELNQVVLRLEEVLSPSMHSSPAITGASSQNESPQAANPVHNMKAKLPKLEVKRFNGRLQDWQEFWDSFQSSIDGNDNLSAVDKFSYLKSLVQEPARSTIAGFALTAVNYDAAVQALKKRYGKEIAIQRAHVNDLLNLSPVYSDRDIPRLRKLFDECESHFRGLKALGVEENTYSTIVVPAIMQKLPESFRLTITRGEEFLTWSMEQMLQAFLKELELREDHFYAMTSSKPLHHNRLDGKDNRAKGATANALFTKQEHGNCAFCLGKHAHEDCQRVKDPKERKNIVFKFARCFKCMKKGHRARECKAFDLLCNKCGQAGHHVSLCDVRIVQSVPPVADFQFSPYGQNKTPITASPSSLHVGTGGRVALQTARAVLRGEGEAYRVRVLFDAGSHRSLITSKAAQRAQLARIRQEWLGISTFGQRSKDMRLRDVVEVRVSQFGGHKVIPIEAYVVPEISSIQNSHVEFVKGEYPHLKDLWFSDVCVGTEELEIDILIGADCLWSFQKDCTIRGGLDEPVAVETELGWVLSGPMKSQSSGPEPVQINLVQTEDKGSLDVDVNRMWDLETIGIKEPGSGVYEEYRDSISFDGQRYSVKLPWKEGHSDLPTNYTTSLRRLKSQVARLEREPEILAEYTAIIEEQLHAGVIERVVELEAAPKVHYLPHQAVVRKEATTTKVRIVYDASSKSTKTGTSLNDCLHVGPSLNPLLFDILLRFRENRVVLVGDIEKAFLNVGVDKRDRDCLRFLWLENPPDISRIVVYRFCRVVFGLNASPFLLNATLRHHISKFIAVDPEFVKKXIDSFYVDDFVGGGASSGEVTDLYSKTVNRMAEGGFKLRKWLTNDARVRERIKKDLIDGVKRNPVSAENVTYAKSSLGLKMGSNGQKVLGLSWDFEEDTITLELTVIAERAKDLPATKRNMLRLLAGTFDPLGMISPITITAKILFQEACRQKINWDDPLDGVIKQGVEAWIKSLIECKQITIDRCVYEHVREEVLECSLHGFADASKKAYCAVIYFVYRTKTGSYSKILTSKTRVAPLKELSIPRLELIACLILAKLMYTVKNALNSQVSVQKVKFWSDSMTALYWIMNHGEWKQFVSHRVNEIVKLSEKENWGHCPSEQIPADIGSRGSLAVELKGNEMWWRGPSWLIQPEDLWPRQKSLVPTTETCEEERRVAVMTIAINEPCGIEKVVDINKFNALRKLYRVTAWVTRFCHNISRKNKSDRREGPLALEERVEAEELWIRAAQRELRKGGNYQQLVSKFGLHEDQKGVIRCKGRLEHSEMVHEAKEPIILPKEHRLTLLQIQECHERVLHNGVRSTLAELRSRFWVPKGRQVVKRVISRCVPCKKIEGKSFTQPPTASLPEFRVRPAPPFSKVGVDFAGPLFVKGKGSQMSKVYFALFTCCVTRAVHLELVEDLSVETFKRCLRRFIARRGIPALIVSDNAKTFKGTEKQLRTLFRHPQVREEMQNYRIEWRFNLERAPWWGGFFERMVGCVKRCLKKVLGNARLTYDELLTVLTEVEATLNSRPLTYDYDNPNEGEVLTPAHLLYGRRLLSLPEQPREEDDEAETSYRRRYKYVNETLQHFWKRWQREYLTNLRESHDCNAQATGRAPKVGDVVTVFEEGVKRNGWKMAVVESLIVGKDKEVRGANVRVMTKGRATHLSRPVQKLFPVEIRTEISEISDVSKERITRPQGRDVPRRSAALDAVWKTRAMVNQPND; encoded by the coding sequence ATGGCTGAAAAGGCGAAAGCAAACGTCGAAAAGAAGACGCGGATAAGGGACGGTCAACGAAACATCGCTAAAAGGTTACTAGACCAAGTCAAGCAAAGACTTAACGATGGAGGTGGAGTGTTAGACAGGCAGTGGGGTAAGGAGTCTTTACAAGCCCTTCAGGAAAAGGTAGACACATTGAAAAGGCTGGATAATCAAATCCTAGACTTCATTGGAGGTTTAGAGTCCGAAGATCTGGACGTTCTAATAGAAAGAGAGATCGAGGAAAGCGATCGCGTCAGAGGAGAGCTGAACCAAGTTGTATTGCGACTGGAGGAGGTTCTGAGCCCAAGCATGCATTCAAGTCCAGCAATTACTGGAGCGTCGTCTCAAAACGAGAGCCCACAGGCCGCGAATCCTGTGCATAACATGAAAGCCAAGCTTCCGAAGCTTGAAGTAAAGAGGTTCAACGGCAGATTGCAAGATTGGCAGGAGTTCTGGGATTCGTTTCAGAGCTCTATTGATGGAAACGACAACCTGTCTGCGGTGGACAAGTTCTCTTATTTGAAAAGTCTGGTACAGGAGCCTGCTAGATCAACGATTGCGGGGTTTGCGCTGACCGCGGTAAACTATGACGCCGCAGTCCAAGCTCTAAAGAAACGCTATGGAAAGGAGATAGCAATCCAGCGAGCGCATGTAAACGATTTACTCAACCTGTCGCCAGTTTACAGTGATCGAGACATTCCTCGCCTGAGGAAATTGTTTGACGAGTGCGAATCGCATTTCAGGGGATTGAAGGCCCTCGGAGTGGAAGAAAACACGTATTCGACAATAGTTGTTCCCGCCATTATGCAGAAATTGCCGGAGAGTTTTCGATTGACGATCACAAGAGGGGAGGAGTTCTTAACCTGGTCAATGGAGCAAATGTTGCAAGCCTTTTTAAAGGAGCTGGAACTGAGAGAGGATCATTTTTATGCAATGACCTCCTCGAAACCTTTGCATCATAATAGACTTGATGGTAAGGACAATCGAGCAAAGGGCGCGACAGCCAACGCCCTGTTTACAAAACAAGAACATGGGAACTGTGCCTTCTGTTTGGGCAAGCATGCCCACGAGGACTGTCAAAGAGTTAAGGATCCTAAGGAACGTAAGaatattgtttttaaatttgctAGATGTTTTAAATGTATGAAAAAGGGCCACCGAGCCCGAGAATGTAAGGCATTTGATTTATTATGTAACAAGTGTGGCCAAGCGGGTCACCACGTTTCGTTGTGTGATGTTAGGATTGTGCAATCAGTGCCTCCTGTTGCCGATTTTCAATTTTCGCCCTATGGGCAAAACAAAACTCCGATTACTGCTAGTCCTAGTAGTTTGCATGTAGGAACGGGTGGGCGAGTTGCGTTACAAACCGCGCGTGCAGTTCTCCGTGGGGAGGGCGAGGCGTACAGGGTAAGAGTGTTGTTTGACGCTGGTAGCCATCGTTCCCTTATTACTTCCAAAGCCGCCCAACGCGCGCAGCTTGCCAGAATCCGGCAAGAATGGCTAGGGATCAGTACCTTTGGCCAGCGTTCTAAGGACATGCGTCTAAGAGATGTCGTTGAAGTCAGGGTAAGCCAATTTGGTGGCCATAAGGTTATCCCAATCGAAGCGTATGTAGTGCCAGAAATTTCTAGCATCCAAAATAGTCATGTGGAGTTTGTAAAGGGGGAGTATCCCCACCTTAAGGACTTGTGGTTTTCGGATGTGTGTGTGGGAACGGAGGAGCTAGAAATTGACATTTTGATCGGTGCAGATTGCCTGTGGAGCTTTCAGAAAGATTGTACAATCAGGGGGGGCCTCGACGAACCGGTCGCTGTGGAAACTGAATTAGGTTGGGTTCTGTCAGGTCCAATGAAGAGCCAGTCAAGTGGCCCGGAACCCGTACAAATCAACCTAGTGCAAACTGAGGACAAAGGGAGCTTAGATGTTGATGTGAACCGAATGTGGGATCTGGAAACCATAGGAATCAAGGAACCGGGAAGCGGGGTATATGAAGAATATAGAGACAGCATCTCCTTTGATGGCCAACGATATTCAGTGAAGCTCCCCTGGAAAGAAGGCCACTCAGATTTACCGACGAATTATACCACAAGCTTGCGTCGTCTTAAGAGCCAAGTTGCACGACTGGAAAGGGAACCTGAAATTCTCGCAGAATATACAGCTATAATTGAGGAACAGCTTCATGCGGGAGTAATAGAGAGAGTGGTTGAGTTAGAGGCGGCTCCAAAGGTACATTATCTGCCACACCAAGCCGTGGTGAGGAAAGAGGCCACGACAACCAAGGTAAGGATCGTATACGATGCTTCGTCAAAGTCAACTAAGACGGGCACCTCCTTAAATGATTGTTTGCATGTGGGTCCGTCATTAAACCCGTtattgtttgacattttgttgcGGTTTCGAGAGAACAGAGTTGTTCTCGTGGGGGACATAGAGAAGGCTTTTCTTAATGTTGGTGTGGACAAGAGAGACAGGGACTGTCTTCGATTTTTGTGGCTAGAAAACCCCCCAGACATTTCAAGGATTGTAGTTTATCGATTTTGTCGTGTTGTCTTTGGATTGAATGCGTCTCCCTTTTTGCTAAATGCAACCTTGAGGCATCACATTTCGAAGTTTATCGCAGTTGACCCCGAGTTCGTAAAGAAATAGATTGATTCGTTCTACGTGGATGATTTCGTGGGGGGCGGAGCCTCGTCGGGTGAAGTTACCGATTTGTATAGTAAAACGGTCAACCGCATGGCAGAGGGGGGATTCAAGCTCAGAAAATGGCTGACCAATGACGCGAGGGTCAGAGAGAGAATCAAAAAAGATCTGATTGATGGTGTGAAACGCAACCCGGTGTCAGCTGAAAATGTCACGTACGCAAAGTCATCTCTAGGTCTGAAGATGGGAAGTAACGGCCAAAAGGTACTGGGTCTGTCATGGGATTTTGAGGAAGATACCATAACCCTCGAACTGACCGTAATTGCCGAGCGCGCAAAAGATTTACCTGCAACCAAACGAAACATGCTGCGACTCTTGGCAGGGACCTTTGACCCTCTGGGAATGATTAGTCCCATAACTATAACCGCAAAGATTTTGTTTCAGGAAGCATGTCGCCAAAAGATCAATTGGGACGACCCACTTGATGGAGTGATAAAACAAGGCGTTGAAGCGTGGATTAAAAGCTTAATAGAATGTAAACAAATCACGATTGACAGGTGTGTCTACGAGCACGTGCGAGAAGAAGTCTTGGAATGTTCGTTACATGGTTTTGCAGATGCGAGTAAAAAAGCTTACTGCGCAGTTATTTATTTCGTATACCGGACAAAGACAGGTTCGTATTCAAAGATATTAACTTCTAAAACGCGAGTGGCACCGCTCAAAGAGCTGTCCATACCACGACTTGAACTCATAGCATGCCTAATCCTTGCGAAACTGATGTACACAGTGAAGAATGCGCTGAATTCACAAGTAAGTGTTCAGAAAGTAAAATTTTGGTCAGACAGTATGACAGCGCTCTATTGGATCATGAACCATGGTGAGTGGAAACAATTTGTGAGTCACCGTGTCAACGAGATCGTTAAGTTGAGTGAAAAAGAGAATTGGGGGCACTGTCCCAGTGAGCAAATCCCAGCCGACATAGGATCAAGAGGATCGCTGGCAGTAGAGCTCAAAGGGAACGAGATGTGGTGGCGCGGACCATCTTGGTTGATCCAACCGGAAGACCTTTGGCCCAGGCAGAAATCCCTTGTGCCAACTACTGAGACATGTGAAGAGGAAAGAAGGGTCGCCGTTATGACTATCGCAATCAATGAACCTTGTGGAATTGAGAAGGTGGTCGACATCAACAAATTCAACGCACTTCGAAAGCTTTACAGAGTGACTGCGTGGGTCACACGTTTCTGTCACAACATCTCAAGGAAAAACAAGAGTGACAGGAGAGAAGGGCCGCTTGCATTAGAGGAGAGGGTAGAGGCAGAAGAATTGTGGATAAGGGCGGCACAGCGAGAATTGAGAAAGGGGGGCAACTATCAACAGCTTGTCTCAAAATTCGGTCTCCATGAAGATCAGAAAGGCGTTATAAGATGTAAGGGACGACTTGAGCACTCTGAAATGGTGCACGAGGCTAAGGAACCGATCATCCTGCCCAAAGAACACCGACTGACATTACTACAGATTCAGGAGTGTCACGAGAGAGTTCTACACAATGGTGTGAGGAGTACGCTTGCTGAGTTGCGCTCAAGGTTTTGGGTACCGAAGGGGAGACAAGTGGTGAAGCGTGTGATCAGTCGTTGTGTCCCTTGCAAGAAGATTGAAGGCAAATCGTTTACTCAGCCACCGACCGCTAGTTTGCCAGAGTTTAGGGTTAGACCAGCCCCGCCGTTTTCAAAGGTAGGTGTAGATTTTGCGGGACCCTTGTTTGTCAAAGGAAAAGGTTCACAAATGAGTAAGGTTTACTTCGCTTTGTTTACTTGTTGCGTGACACGGGCCGTCCACCTAGAGCTGGTAGAAGATTTGTCGGTGGAAACGTTTAAGCGATGTTTAAGGAGATTCATAGCTAGAAGGGGAATACCTGCCTTAATCGTTTCAGACAACGCAAAGACATTTAAGGGCACAGAGAAACAACTGCGCACACTTTTTCGTCATCCACAGGTGAGAGAAGAAATGCAAAACTACCGAATTGAGTGGCGTTTTAATCTGGAAAGAGCTCCCTGGTGGGGTGGGTTCTTTGAGAGGATGGTGGGTTGTGTCAAGCGATGTCTGAAGAAGGTCCTGGGTAATGCTCGACTGACGTATGATGAACTTTTAACCGTTCTGACGGAGGTAGAGGCGACCTTGAATTCAAGACCCTTAACATATGATTATGATAATCCTAACGAGGGAGAAGTATTGACCCCTGCGCATCTACTCTATGGGAGAAGGTTGTTATCCTTGCCAGAGCAGCCCCGAGAGGAAGATGACGAAGCCGAAACCAGCTACAGGAGGAGGTATAAATATGTTAATGAAACTCTGCAGCATTTTTGGAAAAGGTGGCAAAGGGAGTACTTGACGAATTTGAGGGAGAGTCATGATTGTAACGCCCAGGCAACCGGAAGGGCACCAAAGGTAGGTGATGTAGTGACCGTGTTTGAAGAGGGAGTTAAGAGAAATGGCTGGAAGATGGCAGTGGTGGAGAGCCTCATTGTAGGAAAAGACAAAGAGGTAAGAGGGGCAAACGTACGCGTTATGACGAAGGGGAGGGCAACTCATTTAAGTAGGCCTGTACAAAAATTGTTTCCCGTCGAGATTAGAACCGAGATATCCGAGATCTCAGATGTCTCTAAAGAACGCATTACAAGGCCACAAGGGCGCGACGTTCCTCGCCGTTCTGCAGCGTTGGATGCGGTCTGGAAGACCCGCGCGATGGTAAACCAGCCAAATGACTAA